A stretch of Paludisphaera borealis DNA encodes these proteins:
- a CDS encoding cupredoxin domain-containing protein, with product MIHILTSALVLTTLLAPASFAGQGDKKEKGKKPDRTIEIVREDGKIVFREKDKPKGQGKPRAVAVVVGETVRWVNRDTESHTLKSVSKVGDKPVFDTQAIKPGEHKDVVFNIDMYRGVGGLPAQYVTLKYRGGDKADQEGELTFLSAARR from the coding sequence ATGATCCACATTCTGACGTCGGCGCTCGTCCTGACGACGCTCCTCGCGCCGGCGTCGTTCGCGGGGCAGGGCGATAAGAAGGAGAAGGGGAAGAAGCCCGACCGCACGATCGAGATCGTTCGCGAGGACGGCAAGATCGTGTTTCGCGAGAAGGACAAGCCGAAGGGGCAGGGCAAACCCAGGGCCGTCGCCGTCGTCGTCGGCGAGACGGTCCGCTGGGTGAACCGCGACACCGAATCGCACACCTTGAAAAGCGTCTCCAAGGTCGGCGACAAGCCCGTGTTCGACACCCAGGCCATCAAGCCCGGCGAGCACAAGGACGTCGTCTTCAACATCGACATGTACCGCGGCGTCGGCGGTCTCCCGGCGCAGTACGTCACGCTCAAGTACCGCGGCGGCGACAAGGCCGACCAGGAAGGCGAACTCACCTTCCTGTCGGCCGCCCGCCGTTGA